The [Clostridium] scindens ATCC 35704 nucleotide sequence GTTTTATTATGAAAAAATTTGTATGTACAGTATGTGGTTATGTTCACGAGGGAGACGCAGCACCAGCTGAATGTCCGGTATGCCATGTAGGCGCTGATAAGTTCAAGGAGCAGACAGGCGAAAGGGAATGGGCTGCAGAGCATGTTGTAGGCGTTGCTCAGGGCGCAAGCGAAGATATTATGGCTGATTTAAGAGCTAACTTCGAAGGAGAGTGCTCAGAAGTAGGAATGTATCTTGCAATGGCAAGAGTTGCTCACAGAGAAGGATATCCGGAGATCGGCTTATACTGGGAGAAAGCTGCTTACGAAGAGGCAGAGCATGCATCTAAGTTTGCGGAACTGCTCGGCGAATGTGTAACAGACAGCACCAAGAAGAATCTCGAGATGAGAATCGATGCTGAGAATGGCGCAACAGCTGGCAAGTTTGATCTGGCTAAGCGCGCAAAGGCCGCTAACCTGGACGCTATCCACGATACAGTGCATGAGATGGCAAGAGACGAGGCTCGTCATGGCAAAGCATTCGAAGGACTGTTAAAGAGATATTTTGGCTAAGATTTAAAAAATCATTTCCAAAATCATACAAATAGAGATATAATGATATCAGATATATTTTAACAGCAGGGTGCGGCACTTAAAGGCTGCACCCTTAAATTTCACAAAGGAGGATTTTAATATGTCAAAATACGCAGGAACCAAGACCGAGAAGAACCTGATGGAAGCATTTGCAGGCGAATCACAGGCAAGAAACAAGTATACTTATTACGCATCCGCAGCAAAAAAAGCTGGATATGTACAGATGGCTAATATTTTTGAAGAGACCGCAGGTCAGGAAAAAGAACACGCTAAGATGTGGTTCAAGGAATTCCACGGAAT carries:
- a CDS encoding NADH peroxidase gives rise to the protein MKKFVCTVCGYVHEGDAAPAECPVCHVGADKFKEQTGEREWAAEHVVGVAQGASEDIMADLRANFEGECSEVGMYLAMARVAHREGYPEIGLYWEKAAYEEAEHASKFAELLGECVTDSTKKNLEMRIDAENGATAGKFDLAKRAKAANLDAIHDTVHEMARDEARHGKAFEGLLKRYFG